A genomic region of Podarcis raffonei isolate rPodRaf1 chromosome 13, rPodRaf1.pri, whole genome shotgun sequence contains the following coding sequences:
- the ZNF668 gene encoding zinc finger protein 668 isoform X1: MESQTKEKANRQRIEQAEASPKMAEAVEEEELGVEVKLEDDEEDEPGYIQSGRRYKCLTCSKTFPNAPRVQRHLKSHAAGLAGKLSCPSCRKEFPDRGQLRKHQLSHQTERPFQCQLCAKAYKTAPELRNHGRSHSGEKPFVCHECGKAFMQPVCLRVHMARHTGDLPFRCQQCHKGYGTLSKLKIHQRSHTGEKPYSCGECGKRFADPSVFRKHRRTHAGLRPYQCQACHKTYAELKDLKNHERSHTGERPFLCQDCGKAFSRSSSLACHQRIHAAHKPYRCSLCSKGFTQLSSFQSHQRTHSGEKPFLCPQCGRMFSDPSSFRRHQRAHQGLKPYACDKCGKAFRQPADLAMHQRIHTGERPHKCPQCDKSFVASWDLKRHLLVHSGQRPHQCGECGKRFAERASLTKHYRVHSGERPFKCGRCGKAFVVSSSLRKHERTHGNEAGDKPAPLASQDLLATDQAAIVVATVMPACGECGEAFGSAQELRRHERLLHPSLRPFPCPECGKGFSDRAGLRKHERIHSGVRPHACPQCPKAFLGASDLRKHLKTHAATENRSPDETVVTATITTYEQLLPAHIHPHHDDDGMETDKDSPSDCLPEALTEPS; encoded by the exons aTGGAGTCGCAGACGAAGGAGAAAGCGAATAGACAAAGGATAGAGCAG GCAGAGGCCTCTCCCAAAATGGCGGaggctgtggaggaggaggagttaggGGTGGAGGTGAAGCTGGAGGACGATGAGGAGGACGAGCCCGGCTACATCCAATCCGGCCGGCGCTACAAGTGCCTGACGTGCAGCAAGACCTTTCCGAATGCGCCCCGCGTGCAGCGCCACCTGAAGTCCCACGCGGCCGGCCTGGCCGGCAAGctgtcctgccccagctgcaggaAGGAGTTCCCCGACCGCGGGCAGCTCCGCAAGCACCAGCTCAGCCACCAGACGGAACGCCCCTTCCAGTGCCAGCTGTGCGCCAAGGCCTACAAGACGGCGCCCGAGCTGCGCAATCACGGGCGCAGCCACAGCGGCGAGAAGCCCTTTGTGTGCCACGAGTGCGGCAAGGCCTTCATGCAGCCGGTCTGCCTGCGGGTGCACATGGCCCGCCACACGGGGGACCTCCCCTTCCGCTGCCAGCAGTGCCACAAGGGCTACGGCACGCTCTCCAAGCTGAAGATCCACCAGCGCTCCCACACAGGCGAGAAGCCCTACTCGTGCGGTGAGTGCGGCAAGCGCTTCGCCGACCCCTCGGTTTTCCGCAAGCACCGCCGCACCCACGCCGGGCTGCGCCCCTACCAGTGCCAGGCGTGCCACAAGACCTACGCCGAGCTCAAGGACCTGAAGAACCATGAGCGCTCGCACACGGGCGAGCGGCCCTTCCTGTGCCAGGACTGCGGCAAGGCCTTCTCGCGCTCGTCGTCGCTGGCCTGCCACCAGCGCATCCACGCGGCCCACAAGCCCTACCGCTGCAGCCTGTGCAGCAAgggcttcacgcagctctcctCCTTCCAGAGCCACCAGCGCACGCACTCCGGGGAGAAGCCCTTCCTGTGCCCGCAGTGCGGGCGCATGTTCAGCGACCCCTCCAGCTTCCGGCGGCACCAGCGGGCACACCAGGGCCTCAAGCCCTACGCCTGCGACAAGTGCGGCAAGGCCTTCCGCCAGCCGGCCGACCTGGCCATGCACCAGCGCATCCACACGGGCGAGAGGCCCCACAAGTGCCCCCAGTGCGACAAGAGCTTTGTGGCATCATGGGACCTCAAGCGCCACCTGCTGGTGCACTCGGGCCAGCGGCCCCACCAGTGCGGCGAGTGCGGCAAGAGGTTCGCCGAGCGCGCCAGCCTCACCAAGCACTACCGCGTCCACTCCGGGGAAAGGCCCTTCAAGTGCGGCCGCTGCGGGAAGGCCTTCGTGGTCTCATCCAGCCTCAGGAAGCACGAGCGCACCCACGGCAACGAGGCCGGCGACAAGCCCGCCCCCCTCGCCAGCCAGGACCTCCTCGCCACAGACCAGGCGGCCATCGTGGTCGCCACGGTGATGCCGGCTTGCGGGGAGTGCGGCGAGGCCTTTGGCTCCGCCCAGGAGCTGCGGCGCCACGAGCGGCTGCTCCACCCTTCCCTGCGCCCGTTCCCCTGCCCCGAGTGCGGCAAGGGGTTCTCGGACCGGGCCGGGCTGCGCAAGCACGAGCGCATCCACTCCGGGGTCCGCCCCCACGCCTGCCCCCAGTGCCCCAAGGCCTTCCTGGGCGCCTCCGACCTGCGCAAGCACCTCAAGACGCACGCGGCCACCGAAAACAGGAGCCCCGACGAGACCGTGGTGACCGCCACCATCACAACCTACGAGCAGCTGCTCCCCGCCCACATCCACCCCCATCACGACGACGACGGGATGGAGACGGACAAGGATTCTCCCTCGGACTGTCTTCCGGAGGCTCTCACTGAACCTTCCTAA
- the ZNF668 gene encoding zinc finger protein 668 isoform X2, producing the protein MAEASPKMAEAVEEEELGVEVKLEDDEEDEPGYIQSGRRYKCLTCSKTFPNAPRVQRHLKSHAAGLAGKLSCPSCRKEFPDRGQLRKHQLSHQTERPFQCQLCAKAYKTAPELRNHGRSHSGEKPFVCHECGKAFMQPVCLRVHMARHTGDLPFRCQQCHKGYGTLSKLKIHQRSHTGEKPYSCGECGKRFADPSVFRKHRRTHAGLRPYQCQACHKTYAELKDLKNHERSHTGERPFLCQDCGKAFSRSSSLACHQRIHAAHKPYRCSLCSKGFTQLSSFQSHQRTHSGEKPFLCPQCGRMFSDPSSFRRHQRAHQGLKPYACDKCGKAFRQPADLAMHQRIHTGERPHKCPQCDKSFVASWDLKRHLLVHSGQRPHQCGECGKRFAERASLTKHYRVHSGERPFKCGRCGKAFVVSSSLRKHERTHGNEAGDKPAPLASQDLLATDQAAIVVATVMPACGECGEAFGSAQELRRHERLLHPSLRPFPCPECGKGFSDRAGLRKHERIHSGVRPHACPQCPKAFLGASDLRKHLKTHAATENRSPDETVVTATITTYEQLLPAHIHPHHDDDGMETDKDSPSDCLPEALTEPS; encoded by the exons ATG GCAGAGGCCTCTCCCAAAATGGCGGaggctgtggaggaggaggagttaggGGTGGAGGTGAAGCTGGAGGACGATGAGGAGGACGAGCCCGGCTACATCCAATCCGGCCGGCGCTACAAGTGCCTGACGTGCAGCAAGACCTTTCCGAATGCGCCCCGCGTGCAGCGCCACCTGAAGTCCCACGCGGCCGGCCTGGCCGGCAAGctgtcctgccccagctgcaggaAGGAGTTCCCCGACCGCGGGCAGCTCCGCAAGCACCAGCTCAGCCACCAGACGGAACGCCCCTTCCAGTGCCAGCTGTGCGCCAAGGCCTACAAGACGGCGCCCGAGCTGCGCAATCACGGGCGCAGCCACAGCGGCGAGAAGCCCTTTGTGTGCCACGAGTGCGGCAAGGCCTTCATGCAGCCGGTCTGCCTGCGGGTGCACATGGCCCGCCACACGGGGGACCTCCCCTTCCGCTGCCAGCAGTGCCACAAGGGCTACGGCACGCTCTCCAAGCTGAAGATCCACCAGCGCTCCCACACAGGCGAGAAGCCCTACTCGTGCGGTGAGTGCGGCAAGCGCTTCGCCGACCCCTCGGTTTTCCGCAAGCACCGCCGCACCCACGCCGGGCTGCGCCCCTACCAGTGCCAGGCGTGCCACAAGACCTACGCCGAGCTCAAGGACCTGAAGAACCATGAGCGCTCGCACACGGGCGAGCGGCCCTTCCTGTGCCAGGACTGCGGCAAGGCCTTCTCGCGCTCGTCGTCGCTGGCCTGCCACCAGCGCATCCACGCGGCCCACAAGCCCTACCGCTGCAGCCTGTGCAGCAAgggcttcacgcagctctcctCCTTCCAGAGCCACCAGCGCACGCACTCCGGGGAGAAGCCCTTCCTGTGCCCGCAGTGCGGGCGCATGTTCAGCGACCCCTCCAGCTTCCGGCGGCACCAGCGGGCACACCAGGGCCTCAAGCCCTACGCCTGCGACAAGTGCGGCAAGGCCTTCCGCCAGCCGGCCGACCTGGCCATGCACCAGCGCATCCACACGGGCGAGAGGCCCCACAAGTGCCCCCAGTGCGACAAGAGCTTTGTGGCATCATGGGACCTCAAGCGCCACCTGCTGGTGCACTCGGGCCAGCGGCCCCACCAGTGCGGCGAGTGCGGCAAGAGGTTCGCCGAGCGCGCCAGCCTCACCAAGCACTACCGCGTCCACTCCGGGGAAAGGCCCTTCAAGTGCGGCCGCTGCGGGAAGGCCTTCGTGGTCTCATCCAGCCTCAGGAAGCACGAGCGCACCCACGGCAACGAGGCCGGCGACAAGCCCGCCCCCCTCGCCAGCCAGGACCTCCTCGCCACAGACCAGGCGGCCATCGTGGTCGCCACGGTGATGCCGGCTTGCGGGGAGTGCGGCGAGGCCTTTGGCTCCGCCCAGGAGCTGCGGCGCCACGAGCGGCTGCTCCACCCTTCCCTGCGCCCGTTCCCCTGCCCCGAGTGCGGCAAGGGGTTCTCGGACCGGGCCGGGCTGCGCAAGCACGAGCGCATCCACTCCGGGGTCCGCCCCCACGCCTGCCCCCAGTGCCCCAAGGCCTTCCTGGGCGCCTCCGACCTGCGCAAGCACCTCAAGACGCACGCGGCCACCGAAAACAGGAGCCCCGACGAGACCGTGGTGACCGCCACCATCACAACCTACGAGCAGCTGCTCCCCGCCCACATCCACCCCCATCACGACGACGACGGGATGGAGACGGACAAGGATTCTCCCTCGGACTGTCTTCCGGAGGCTCTCACTGAACCTTCCTAA
- the PRF1 gene encoding perforin-1, producing the protein MLKASPASSVPLFFLFLLFLGISPQCHKATEDECLEHKDFVPGHSLAGEGIDITTLEKKGAKVLDMNQWQRPDGSCTLCQNPLLEGKPLQRLPVAAIDWEAKTSCQRSVHSSVQESGISLVLAEGSDVKNDWKAGLEVEVKPQAQAQVALAGSHSKMAEFSREKSSQDKYSFASHEVSCSHYSFRLGHYLPQSSHFKYAVKTLPKKYRPDSQLEYRQLIQTYGTHFIQQIHLGGRVRDVTAVRVCEATLDGATTDEVKDCLSLEAAASLGKVKMNAAFQKCEELRKKGNFKGSFHQTFSERQTEVVGGNSQADVLFCDGQSTEPFKDWLESLKSVPGLVSCSLMPIHTLVTKGDPKREGLRQAVSEYVRERALWRNCSQPCPPGTRRSARDACSCVCASDGTTNAMCCSRARGLGKLKVTIVRARNLWGDNWSRTDAFVKVFYSGREMRTPTIWNNDNPEWKVHLDVGNIQVLGETSKLRVQVWDEDNRWDDDLLGSCDEPLQAGKPQNKICYLNHGSLEFQYHLECGPFLGGPYCLDYVPQKPNYVGDLLQWNG; encoded by the exons ATGCTGAAAGCGAGCCCTGCATCCTCAGTgcctctcttcttcctcttcctcctcttcctcggcATCTCCCCACAATGCCACAAGGCCACGGAGGATGAATGCCTGGAACACAAGGACTTTGTCCCTGGGCACAGCTTGGCCGGCGAGGGCATCGACATCACCACTCTGGAGAAGAAAGGGGCAAAGGTCCTGGATATGAACCAGTGGCAGAGGCCGGACGGGAGCTGCACCTTGTGCCAGAACCCTCTGCTGGAGGGAAAGCCGCTCCAGAGGCTCCCGGTGGCTGCCATCGACTGGGAAGCCAAAACCTCGTGCCAAAGGAGCGTGCATTCCTCCGTGCAGGAGTCTGGCATCTCTCTGGTCCTGGCAGAAGGATCCGATGTGAAGAACGACTGGAAGGCAGGGCTGGAGGTGGAGGTGaagccccaggcccaggcccaggtgGCTCTGGCAGGATCCCACTCCAAGATGGCCGAATTCAGCCGGGAGAAGAGCTCTCAGGACAAGTACAGTTTTGCGAGCCATGAGGTCTCCTGCTCCCACTACAG CTTCCGCCTTGGCCATTACTTGCCGCAGAGCAGCCATTTCAAATACGCCGTGAAGACCCTTCCCAAAAAGTACCGGCCTGACTCCCAGCTGGAATACCGCCAGCTGATCCAAACCTACGGGACCCATTTCATACAACAGATTCACTTGGGGGGCCGCGTGAGGGACGTGACGGCTGTGCGGGTGTGCGAGGCAACGCTGGACGGGGCGACCACGGACGAGGTCAAGGATTGCCTTAGCCTGGAGGCCGCCGCCAGCCTTGGCAAAGTCAAGATGAACGCCGCCTTCCAGAAGTGTGAGGAGCTGAGGAAGAAGGGGAATTTCAAGGGCTCTTTCCACCAGACGTTCAGCGAGCGGCAGACGGAGGTTGTGGGTGGGAACAGCCAGGCGGACGTGCTCTTCTGTGACGGGCAGAGCACAGAGCCCTTCAAGGACTGGTTGGAAAGCCTCAAATCCGTCCCTGGTTTGGTCTCCTGCTCCCTGATGCCCATCCACACCTTGGTGACCAAGGGGGACCCCAAGAGAGAGGGTTTGCGGCAGGCGGTGAGCGAGTACGTGAGAGAACGGGCCCTGTGGAGGAACTGCTCCCAGCCCTGCCCACCAGGGACGCGGCGGAGCGCCCGGGACGCCTGCTCGTGTGTCTGCGCCAGTGACGGCACCACCAACGCTATGTGCTGCTCACGGGCACGAGGCCTGGGCAAGCTGAAGGTGACGATAGTGCGTGCCAGGAACTTGTGGGGAGACAACTGGTCACGGACGGACGCCTTCGTCAAGGTCTTCTACAGCGGCAGGGAGATGCGCACTCCCACCATATGGAACAACGACAACCCAGAATGGAAGGTCCACTTGGATGTGGGGAACATCCAAGTCTTGGGGGAGACCAGCAAGTTGCGGGTACAGGTCTGGGATGAAGACAACAGGTGGGATGACGACCTGCTGGGGTCGTGCGACGAACCCCTGCAAGCTGGGAAGCCGCAAAATAAAATATGTTACCTTAATCATGGGAGCCTGGAATTCCAATACCACTTGGAGTGCGGTCCCTTTCTAGGAGGTCCCTACTGCTTGGATTACGTCCCTCAGAAGCCGAACTATGTAGGTGACTTGTTGCAATGGAATGGCTAA
- the STX4 gene encoding syntaxin-4 isoform X1, protein MRDRTDEIRGKDVDSDCEETELDTLVPQPGSARPNGSPDPTDEFFRTTRGIREALKTLGSKVKDLEKHQTTILATPLPEDSMKQDLQKLREEIKELAKDIRTRLKKIEPKKDGEDENKNSINVRMKRTQHGILSQQFLDLINQCNATQSDYRDKNLERIRRQLQITNSGAVSDEELDQMLESGQTEVFVSNIMKDTQVTKQALNEIETRHSEILKLERSIQELHEMFLYLATEVELQGEMIDRIEKNILDSEDYVKKGQVHLHMAQENQKKARKKKFMIAICLTVTVLIIIVIIGVSIAVG, encoded by the exons ATGAGGGACCGAACGGACGAGATCAGAGGG AAGGATGTCGACTCGGACTGTGAAGAGACTGAACTCGATACTCTGGTCCCACAGCCAGGATCAGCAAGACCCAATGGCTCTCCAGATCCAACTGACGAATTCTTCCGAACG ACACGTGGGATCCGTGAAGCCTTGAAGACTCTGGGAAGCAAAGTAAAAGATCTAGAGAAACATCAAACTACCATTTTGGCCACACCCCTCCCTGAGGATA GCATGAAGCAAGACCTGCAAAAGCTACGTGAGGAAATCAAGGAGCTGGCAAAAGACATTCGGACCCGCCTGAAAA aaaTTGAGCCCAAGAAGGATGGGGAAGATGAGAACAAAAACTCCATCAACGTTCGTATGAAGAGAACCCAG CATGGGATCCTGTCCCAACAGTTCTTGGACCTGATCAACCAGTGCAATGCAACGCAGTCTGACTACCGAGACAAGAATCTGGAGCGCATCAGGAGACAGCTGCAGATCA CTAACAGCGGGGCAGTTTCCGATGAAGAGCTGGACCAGATGCTGGAGAGTGGTCAGACGGAGGTGTTTGTTTCCAAT ATCATGAAGGACACGCAAGTGACGAAGCAGGCTCTGAACGAAATCGAGACACGGCACAGTGAAATCCTCAAGCTGGAGCGCAGCATCCAGGAACTCCACGAAATGTTCCTGTACCTGGCCACTGAAGTGGAGCTGCAG GGAGAGATGATTGACAGGATAGAGAAGAACATCCTGGATTCAGAGGACTATGTCAAGAAAGGACAGGTCCACCTCCACATGGCTCAAGAGAACCAAAAGAAAGCTCGCAAG AAGAAGTTCATGATTGCCATCTGCCTGACAGTCACGGTgctcatcatcatcgtcatcattggTGTATCCATTGCAGTTGGCTAG
- the STX4 gene encoding syntaxin-4 isoform X2, which translates to MKDVDSDCEETELDTLVPQPGSARPNGSPDPTDEFFRTTRGIREALKTLGSKVKDLEKHQTTILATPLPEDSMKQDLQKLREEIKELAKDIRTRLKKIEPKKDGEDENKNSINVRMKRTQHGILSQQFLDLINQCNATQSDYRDKNLERIRRQLQITNSGAVSDEELDQMLESGQTEVFVSNIMKDTQVTKQALNEIETRHSEILKLERSIQELHEMFLYLATEVELQGEMIDRIEKNILDSEDYVKKGQVHLHMAQENQKKARKKKFMIAICLTVTVLIIIVIIGVSIAVG; encoded by the exons ATG AAGGATGTCGACTCGGACTGTGAAGAGACTGAACTCGATACTCTGGTCCCACAGCCAGGATCAGCAAGACCCAATGGCTCTCCAGATCCAACTGACGAATTCTTCCGAACG ACACGTGGGATCCGTGAAGCCTTGAAGACTCTGGGAAGCAAAGTAAAAGATCTAGAGAAACATCAAACTACCATTTTGGCCACACCCCTCCCTGAGGATA GCATGAAGCAAGACCTGCAAAAGCTACGTGAGGAAATCAAGGAGCTGGCAAAAGACATTCGGACCCGCCTGAAAA aaaTTGAGCCCAAGAAGGATGGGGAAGATGAGAACAAAAACTCCATCAACGTTCGTATGAAGAGAACCCAG CATGGGATCCTGTCCCAACAGTTCTTGGACCTGATCAACCAGTGCAATGCAACGCAGTCTGACTACCGAGACAAGAATCTGGAGCGCATCAGGAGACAGCTGCAGATCA CTAACAGCGGGGCAGTTTCCGATGAAGAGCTGGACCAGATGCTGGAGAGTGGTCAGACGGAGGTGTTTGTTTCCAAT ATCATGAAGGACACGCAAGTGACGAAGCAGGCTCTGAACGAAATCGAGACACGGCACAGTGAAATCCTCAAGCTGGAGCGCAGCATCCAGGAACTCCACGAAATGTTCCTGTACCTGGCCACTGAAGTGGAGCTGCAG GGAGAGATGATTGACAGGATAGAGAAGAACATCCTGGATTCAGAGGACTATGTCAAGAAAGGACAGGTCCACCTCCACATGGCTCAAGAGAACCAAAAGAAAGCTCGCAAG AAGAAGTTCATGATTGCCATCTGCCTGACAGTCACGGTgctcatcatcatcgtcatcattggTGTATCCATTGCAGTTGGCTAG